One Rhodococcus sp. P1Y DNA window includes the following coding sequences:
- a CDS encoding DMT family transporter has product MLALVAAVGYGVSDFVGGVASRRVAALRVVIVSYPFSLVIVLLIAPFVGGTISLTPILWGLASGVAGGLAVWWFYLALASGPMAVVSPLTAVLVAGIPVLAGFALGERPGALAFVGIGLALVAVVLVSKESPDETTGEVSGGREMKFTRTVAWLTVGSGVTFAVAFICLHRIGDGSGLWPLAASRASATAVVWCVALASGHFSPPHGSVLKLAAFVGVLDVVANAALLYAYQGGLLSLVSVIASLYPAATVLLAMVMLGERVGRLQQAGMVLALGAVGLIALG; this is encoded by the coding sequence CTGCTGGCGCTCGTCGCCGCAGTGGGCTACGGCGTCAGCGATTTCGTCGGTGGAGTGGCGTCCCGGCGGGTGGCCGCGCTGAGGGTCGTCATCGTGTCTTACCCCTTCTCGCTGGTGATCGTGTTGCTCATCGCGCCATTCGTGGGCGGAACGATCTCGTTGACGCCGATCTTGTGGGGACTGGCCTCGGGGGTCGCGGGCGGCCTTGCAGTCTGGTGGTTCTACCTCGCCCTCGCGTCGGGTCCGATGGCCGTCGTCTCGCCGTTGACAGCAGTGCTCGTGGCGGGAATTCCAGTCCTGGCGGGGTTCGCGCTCGGCGAGCGTCCGGGTGCGCTCGCGTTCGTGGGAATCGGCCTCGCCTTGGTAGCGGTCGTTCTGGTCAGCAAGGAATCGCCGGACGAGACGACGGGTGAAGTCTCGGGTGGGCGAGAGATGAAATTCACCAGGACGGTCGCGTGGCTGACCGTGGGATCCGGGGTGACCTTCGCGGTCGCGTTCATTTGCCTGCATCGGATCGGCGACGGATCGGGCCTGTGGCCGCTGGCGGCGTCTCGCGCGTCCGCGACCGCAGTGGTGTGGTGTGTCGCCCTCGCGTCCGGCCACTTCTCGCCGCCGCACGGAAGTGTGCTCAAACTGGCAGCCTTCGTCGGAGTTCTCGACGTTGTGGCCAACGCTGCGTTGCTGTACGCCTACCAGGGTGGACTGCTCTCGCTCGTGAGTGTCATTGCGTCGCTGTACCCGGCCGCGACGGTCCTGCTCGCGATGGTGATGTTGGGTGAGCGAGTGGGGCGTCTGCAACAGGCCGGCATGGTGCTGGCGCTCGGTGCGGTGGGTTTGATCGCACTCGGTTGA
- a CDS encoding alpha/beta fold hydrolase produces MNDSAPPKLWLGSKVEGPVRGVVLVLHGGKVNSFARSRPWHLSAVRMWQFTWSLRRAGRSRGIVVGQLQYRFRGWNGVERSPVRDARWALIRLHREYPGVHVVVVGHSMGGRTASAVADDPLVSGVVALAPWWPDGGELNSVRPDQIVRVAHGASDTWTDSEKSRAEVDRAAARGLDALFFTMRGGHFMIRRPRSWIRQTTNFVLEAADRIPSDAIECLRDA; encoded by the coding sequence ATGAACGACAGTGCCCCACCGAAGTTGTGGCTTGGATCCAAGGTCGAAGGGCCCGTACGAGGTGTGGTCCTTGTACTCCACGGCGGCAAAGTGAACAGTTTCGCTCGCAGCAGGCCGTGGCATCTCTCGGCGGTACGCATGTGGCAGTTCACCTGGTCACTGCGCCGCGCAGGCCGTTCGCGGGGGATCGTCGTAGGCCAGCTTCAGTATCGGTTTCGAGGGTGGAACGGCGTCGAGCGGAGCCCTGTCCGTGACGCGCGGTGGGCCTTGATTCGACTTCACCGCGAGTATCCCGGCGTTCATGTCGTCGTCGTCGGCCATTCCATGGGTGGTCGGACTGCGTCTGCAGTTGCAGACGATCCTTTGGTCAGCGGGGTCGTTGCGCTTGCGCCGTGGTGGCCGGACGGAGGCGAGTTGAATTCGGTGAGGCCGGACCAGATCGTGCGCGTGGCACACGGCGCCTCCGATACCTGGACCGACTCGGAGAAGTCTCGTGCCGAGGTCGATCGTGCCGCCGCACGTGGCCTGGATGCACTTTTCTTCACCATGCGCGGCGGTCATTTCATGATTCGGCGCCCCCGGTCGTGGATACGGCAGACAACGAATTTCGTCCTCGAGGCGGCAGACCGAATCCCTTCCGACGCAATCGAGTGTCTTCGTGACGCATAG
- the prfB gene encoding peptide chain release factor 2, which yields MHPDVSADLNELDITLTTIESVLDVEELRRRIDELEHQAASPDLWNDQEHAQQVTSQLSHAQAELRRAEELRSRLDDLPVLYELAEGEEGEAAVSATADADAERFSLREDIAAAEVRTLLSGEYDQRDALVNIRSGAGGIDAADWAEMLMRMYIRWAEKHGYGVEVYDTSYAEEAGIKSATFAVKAPYTYGTLSVEQGTHRLVRISPFDNQGRRQTSFAEVEVLPVVETTDHIEIPEGDIRVDVYRSSGPGGQSVNTTDSAVRLTHIPTGIVVTCQNEKSQLQNKVSAMRVLQAKLLEVKRKEERAEMDALKGDGGSSWGNQMRSYVLHPYQMVKDLRTEYEVNNPSTVLDGDIDGFLEAGIRWRMRGDE from the coding sequence GTGCATCCTGACGTATCCGCGGACCTGAACGAACTCGACATCACCCTCACGACTATCGAGTCGGTTCTCGATGTCGAGGAGCTGCGTCGGCGCATCGACGAGCTAGAACATCAGGCCGCGTCTCCGGACTTGTGGAACGACCAGGAACACGCGCAGCAAGTGACGAGCCAGCTCTCGCATGCGCAGGCGGAGTTGCGCCGAGCGGAGGAGCTCCGCAGCCGTCTCGACGACCTCCCTGTCCTCTACGAACTCGCCGAGGGCGAGGAAGGCGAGGCCGCCGTGTCGGCGACGGCGGATGCGGACGCAGAGCGGTTCTCGTTGCGCGAAGACATCGCCGCCGCCGAGGTGCGCACGCTCCTGTCCGGTGAGTACGACCAGCGCGACGCCCTCGTCAACATCCGATCCGGTGCAGGCGGGATCGATGCAGCGGACTGGGCAGAAATGTTGATGCGGATGTACATCCGCTGGGCCGAGAAGCACGGCTACGGCGTCGAGGTCTACGACACGTCGTACGCGGAGGAAGCGGGCATCAAGAGCGCGACCTTCGCCGTCAAGGCCCCGTACACCTACGGCACCCTGTCGGTCGAGCAGGGAACCCACCGGCTCGTGCGCATCAGCCCGTTCGACAACCAGGGGCGTCGTCAGACGTCCTTCGCCGAGGTCGAGGTGCTGCCGGTGGTCGAGACCACCGACCACATCGAGATTCCCGAGGGCGACATTCGCGTCGACGTCTACCGGTCGTCCGGGCCGGGAGGACAGTCGGTCAACACCACCGACTCTGCGGTGCGTCTGACTCATATTCCGACGGGCATCGTGGTGACCTGCCAGAACGAGAAGTCTCAGCTGCAGAACAAGGTGTCGGCGATGCGTGTGCTGCAGGCCAAGCTGCTCGAAGTCAAGCGCAAGGAAGAGCGTGCCGAGATGGATGCCCTCAAGGGTGACGGCGGCAGTTCGTGGGGCAACCAGATGCGCTCGTACGTGCTGCATCCGTACCAGATGGTCAAGGATCTACGGACCGAGTACGAGGTGAACAATCCCTCCACCGTGCTCGACGGCGACATCGATGGTTTCCTGGAGGCAGGAATTCGATGGCGTATGCGGGGGGACGAGTAG
- a CDS encoding mechanosensitive ion channel family protein, with amino-acid sequence MITALSFGVPPDLERWLTGSGLEIVLYILGGMLIARLISYLGSRITDRIDSNYQHSDALVRSEAAKHRHALAQVITWVAVTIVYVLVTIEVLRRFGFAVTSLVAPATVLGAALGFGAQRVVQDILAGFFIITERQYGFGDTVQIAVNGSAEDAEGTVEDVTLRVTRVRSVDGEVITVPNGQIVKAINLSKDWARAVVDVPVPSIADLNRVNEILRTVGRAAFDDERLRPLLLDEPTVMGVESIEVDVVNVRLVARTLPGKQFQVGRELRVRVAAALQPEGISVSPDVSTAGVAPDGASRDREGEL; translated from the coding sequence ATGATCACAGCACTGTCGTTCGGTGTTCCGCCGGACTTGGAACGTTGGCTGACCGGCAGTGGACTGGAGATCGTGCTGTACATCCTCGGTGGGATGTTGATTGCGCGGTTGATCTCCTACCTGGGTTCGCGCATCACCGACCGAATCGATTCGAACTACCAGCACAGCGACGCGCTTGTGCGCTCGGAGGCCGCGAAGCACCGTCACGCGCTGGCCCAGGTGATCACGTGGGTCGCCGTCACCATCGTCTACGTCCTCGTAACCATCGAAGTGTTACGACGGTTCGGGTTCGCGGTCACCAGCCTCGTGGCACCTGCGACGGTGTTGGGCGCTGCACTCGGTTTCGGTGCGCAGCGAGTGGTCCAGGACATCCTCGCCGGCTTCTTCATCATCACCGAGCGGCAGTACGGATTCGGTGACACCGTGCAGATTGCGGTCAACGGATCGGCGGAGGACGCGGAAGGCACGGTCGAGGATGTGACCCTTCGCGTCACTCGGGTGCGGAGTGTCGACGGCGAAGTGATCACGGTGCCCAACGGCCAGATCGTCAAGGCCATCAACCTGTCGAAGGATTGGGCTCGGGCTGTGGTCGACGTTCCGGTCCCGTCCATCGCGGACCTCAATCGGGTCAACGAGATCCTGCGAACGGTCGGACGCGCAGCGTTCGATGACGAGCGTCTACGTCCACTGTTGCTGGACGAGCCGACGGTGATGGGAGTGGAAAGCATCGAGGTCGACGTGGTCAACGTCCGACTCGTTGCCCGAACTCTGCCGGGCAAACAATTCCAAGTAGGCCGTGAACTGCGTGTTCGCGTCGCTGCAGCTCTCCAGCCCGAAGGAATCAGCGTCAGTCCCGACGTATCGACGGCAGGTGTCGCACCGGACGGTGCGTCGCGAGACAGGGAGGGGGAGCTATGA
- a CDS encoding DUF1365 domain-containing protein, whose product MTGAIYSTTIEHVRAAPIRNRFRYKSYNWFVDLDDLPSYSPWIRPLASFDARDHIGDPARSIRQNIDTFLGEHDIDLNGGRVTMLANARVFGHTFNPLSVFWCHDESGRLVCVVAEVHNTYGERYAYLLDADDRGVARTPKQFYVSPFNDVDGEYAMRLPEPTDRLRLSIVLERDGSPPFVATVVGARRQATAGAVIRSAVAVPFAPLRVVVQIRWQGIRLWARGLPIKPRPKVPVVGKAAR is encoded by the coding sequence GTGACCGGCGCCATCTACTCGACCACCATCGAGCATGTTCGAGCAGCTCCCATCCGAAATCGCTTCCGATACAAGAGTTACAACTGGTTTGTCGACCTCGACGACCTACCCAGTTATTCGCCGTGGATTCGCCCCCTCGCGAGTTTCGATGCTCGCGATCATATCGGTGATCCAGCTCGATCGATTCGCCAAAACATCGATACGTTCCTCGGTGAACACGACATCGATCTGAACGGTGGACGGGTCACAATGCTCGCCAACGCGCGAGTCTTCGGCCATACCTTCAATCCGTTGAGCGTCTTCTGGTGTCACGACGAGAGCGGTCGGCTCGTCTGTGTGGTCGCCGAGGTGCACAACACCTACGGCGAGCGGTACGCGTACCTACTCGATGCCGACGACCGTGGAGTAGCGCGAACACCCAAGCAGTTCTATGTCTCGCCGTTCAACGACGTGGACGGCGAGTACGCGATGCGTCTGCCCGAACCCACGGACAGACTCAGGCTCTCGATCGTTCTCGAACGAGATGGTTCGCCGCCGTTCGTCGCGACGGTCGTAGGTGCCCGTAGGCAGGCGACCGCCGGTGCGGTGATCAGATCCGCCGTGGCCGTTCCGTTTGCGCCACTGCGTGTGGTCGTACAAATTCGCTGGCAAGGAATTCGGTTGTGGGCGCGGGGTCTGCCCATCAAGCCGCGGCCGAAGGTACCCGTTGTAGGAAAGGCAGCACGATGA
- the ftsE gene encoding cell division ATP-binding protein FtsE, producing the protein MISTTNVSKSYKTSTRPALDNVTVSVEKGDFVFLIGPSGSGKSTFMRLLLKEETPTSGDIHVADFHVNRLSSRRVPKLRQSMGCVFQDFRLLQQKTVVENVAFALEVIGKPRSMIKRTVPEVLDLVGLGGKSDRLPTELSGGEQQRVAIARAFVNRPLVLLADEPTGNLDPDTSQDIMMLLERINRTGTTVLMATHDNHIVDSMRRRVIELDNGRVVRDEARGVYGVGR; encoded by the coding sequence GTGATCAGCACCACGAATGTCTCCAAGTCCTACAAGACCTCGACCAGGCCTGCCCTGGACAACGTGACTGTCTCGGTGGAAAAAGGAGACTTCGTCTTCCTCATCGGCCCGTCGGGATCCGGCAAGTCGACGTTCATGCGTTTGCTGCTCAAGGAGGAGACGCCGACGTCGGGTGACATTCATGTCGCCGATTTTCACGTGAACCGTTTGTCGTCTCGTCGAGTCCCGAAATTACGCCAGTCCATGGGCTGCGTGTTCCAGGATTTCCGGTTGCTGCAGCAGAAGACCGTCGTGGAGAACGTCGCGTTCGCGCTGGAGGTCATCGGGAAGCCCCGTTCGATGATCAAGCGGACGGTGCCGGAAGTGCTCGATCTCGTGGGTCTCGGAGGCAAGTCGGATCGTCTGCCGACCGAACTCTCGGGTGGTGAGCAGCAGCGCGTCGCCATCGCGAGGGCCTTCGTCAACCGGCCGTTGGTCCTGCTCGCCGACGAGCCGACAGGAAACCTCGATCCTGACACCAGTCAGGACATCATGATGCTGCTCGAACGGATCAACCGCACCGGAACCACCGTTCTGATGGCAACACACGACAACCACATCGTCGATTCCATGCGACGCAGAGTCATCGAATTGGACAACGGCCGCGTGGTGCGTGACGAGGCACGCGGGGTCTACGGCGTCGGTAGGTAG
- a CDS encoding NAD(P)H-binding protein, producing the protein MTANSNAHSRRALVTGATGYLGGRLAPRLLDAGFTVRVLARNPDKLQGVPWADDVEIARGDLGDRDSLKEAFADVDVVYYLVHSMGSGGHDDFKKTERESAENVAAVASEVGVSRIVYLGGLHPESGELSEHLESRAEVGRILIESDVPTLVLQAGVVIGAGSASFEMIRHLTNRLPVMTTPRWVHNKIQPIAVRDILHYLIESATAELPESRTYDVGGPDVMEYGEMMNIYADVAGLRKRQMVVLPVLTPRLAGHWIGLVTPIPRGLAMPLIESLQYDAIAHETDIDAIVAQPEGGLTPYRDSVRLALRTIDDGEPESTWSGTVSAPSDPLPSDPDWAGETVFTDVRSVYLGSGPDEIRRRLRDAVKTGGSKNWRIDDDGESGDVRLRSTVAVPGNAWVQYTVGSAGGGTKLEQRVDFFPRGLAGRAFWYASLPARKVIAGRQLRAVVAQVDRA; encoded by the coding sequence ATGACCGCCAACAGCAATGCACACTCCCGCCGAGCCCTCGTCACCGGAGCGACGGGATACCTCGGCGGCCGTCTTGCCCCAAGGCTGCTCGACGCCGGTTTCACCGTCCGGGTTCTCGCCCGCAATCCCGACAAGTTGCAAGGAGTTCCGTGGGCGGACGACGTCGAGATCGCCCGTGGGGATCTGGGTGACCGGGACTCCCTGAAGGAAGCCTTCGCGGACGTCGACGTCGTCTACTACCTGGTGCACTCGATGGGGTCTGGTGGCCACGACGACTTCAAGAAGACCGAACGCGAAAGCGCCGAGAACGTCGCTGCAGTGGCGTCCGAGGTCGGAGTGTCTCGCATCGTGTATCTGGGTGGGTTGCATCCGGAGTCCGGTGAGCTCTCGGAGCATCTCGAATCGCGGGCCGAGGTCGGACGCATTCTGATCGAATCGGACGTGCCGACCCTGGTGCTCCAGGCCGGGGTCGTCATCGGCGCCGGTTCTGCATCGTTCGAAATGATTCGACACTTGACGAACCGTCTGCCGGTGATGACGACACCGCGATGGGTGCACAACAAGATTCAGCCGATCGCGGTGCGCGACATCTTGCACTACCTGATCGAATCTGCGACAGCGGAGCTACCGGAAAGTCGCACATACGATGTCGGTGGCCCGGACGTCATGGAATACGGCGAGATGATGAACATCTACGCGGACGTGGCAGGTCTTCGCAAACGACAGATGGTGGTCCTTCCGGTTCTCACTCCGCGTCTTGCCGGTCACTGGATCGGATTGGTGACGCCGATTCCCCGCGGTCTGGCAATGCCGCTGATCGAATCGCTGCAGTACGACGCCATCGCGCACGAGACCGACATCGACGCGATCGTCGCGCAGCCGGAAGGGGGCCTGACGCCGTACCGGGACTCCGTCAGGTTGGCCTTACGCACGATCGACGACGGCGAGCCCGAGTCGACCTGGTCCGGCACGGTGTCCGCGCCGTCCGATCCGTTGCCGTCCGATCCGGACTGGGCGGGTGAGACGGTGTTCACCGACGTCCGCAGCGTCTATCTCGGCAGTGGACCGGACGAAATCCGCCGCCGTCTGCGTGACGCGGTGAAGACCGGCGGTTCGAAGAACTGGCGAATAGACGACGACGGTGAGTCCGGCGACGTCAGACTCCGATCCACGGTAGCGGTGCCCGGCAATGCGTGGGTGCAGTACACGGTCGGATCTGCAGGCGGCGGAACGAAGCTCGAGCAACGCGTCGACTTCTTTCCGCGTGGACTCGCCGGACGTGCTTTCTGGTACGCATCCTTGCCTGCTCGTAAGGTGATCGCCGGACGTCAACTCCGAGCGGTTGTGGCGCAAGTCGACCGCGCGTAG
- the hisN gene encoding histidinol-phosphatase: MTFSAADLQLALSIADQADDITRDRFLALDLKVDDKPDLSPVSDADLAVERKVRSIVAEQRPDDAILGEEFGGDAVFDGRQWVVDPIDGTKNFVRGVPIWATLIALLEDGVPVVGVISAPALNRRWWASKDGGAWTSYDGGAPRRITVSSVRQLASASLSFASLSGWKERGIRDRFIDLTDSVWRVRGYGDFFSYCLLAEGTLDIATEPEVSLWDLAPLDILVREAGGRFTSLDGDAGPHGGSAVATNSILHEDVIGRLRRP, translated from the coding sequence GTGACTTTCTCTGCCGCTGACCTGCAACTCGCCCTGTCGATCGCCGACCAGGCGGACGACATCACCCGTGACCGGTTCCTCGCTCTCGATCTGAAAGTAGACGACAAGCCGGATCTGAGTCCGGTCAGCGACGCCGACCTTGCGGTGGAGCGGAAAGTTCGGTCGATCGTTGCCGAGCAGCGCCCCGACGATGCGATTCTCGGGGAAGAATTCGGCGGCGACGCAGTGTTCGACGGGCGCCAATGGGTTGTCGATCCGATCGACGGAACCAAGAACTTCGTACGCGGTGTCCCCATCTGGGCAACCTTGATCGCATTGCTGGAGGACGGCGTGCCGGTCGTCGGAGTCATCAGCGCGCCCGCGCTCAACCGTCGCTGGTGGGCATCGAAGGACGGCGGAGCCTGGACGTCGTACGACGGCGGCGCACCTCGTCGGATCACCGTGTCATCGGTACGCCAACTCGCCTCGGCGAGTTTGAGTTTCGCCAGTCTGTCCGGGTGGAAGGAGCGCGGGATCCGCGACCGGTTCATCGACCTCACGGACTCCGTGTGGCGTGTACGGGGATACGGCGACTTCTTCTCGTATTGTCTGCTCGCCGAGGGCACCCTCGACATCGCGACCGAGCCGGAGGTCTCGCTGTGGGATCTGGCACCCCTCGACATTCTGGTCCGGGAGGCAGGCGGCCGATTCACCTCGCTCGACGGAGATGCAGGCCCGCACGGCGGAAGTGCAGTCGCGACCAACTCGATCCTGCATGAGGACGTGATTGGTCGGCTTCGCCGCCCGTGA
- the ftsX gene encoding permease-like cell division protein FtsX: MRASFIFSEVLTGLRRNITMTIAMILTTAISLGLFGGGLLVVQMAGKTQQIFLDRVEVQIFLTDDISATDADCAEETCRTIRTDLEQTPSVVSVQYLNRDDAVKDATERVFKDQPELAELVSPDSFPASFKVKLSDPERFGVINDNFAGRPGVQSVLNQRDLVERLFSVLNGVRNAAFAIAIVQAVAAVLLIANMVQIAAFTRRTEVGIMRLVGATRWYTQLPFLLEAVVAALIGSALAIGGLFTAKNLFIDDVLSDVYEANILARISNSDVLLVSPFLALVGVGMAAVTAYITLRLYVRE, from the coding sequence ATGCGCGCAAGTTTCATCTTCAGCGAAGTTCTCACTGGACTTCGACGCAACATCACGATGACCATCGCGATGATTCTGACCACGGCGATCTCGCTCGGCCTGTTCGGCGGCGGTCTCCTGGTGGTCCAGATGGCAGGCAAGACGCAGCAGATATTCCTCGACCGTGTCGAGGTGCAGATCTTTCTGACCGACGACATCTCGGCGACCGACGCCGACTGTGCCGAGGAGACATGCCGAACGATACGAACGGATCTCGAGCAGACTCCGTCCGTCGTCTCGGTTCAGTACCTCAACCGCGACGACGCTGTGAAAGATGCGACGGAACGCGTGTTCAAGGATCAACCTGAGCTTGCCGAATTGGTGAGCCCGGACAGTTTCCCGGCTTCGTTCAAGGTCAAGCTCAGCGATCCCGAGCGGTTCGGCGTCATCAACGACAACTTCGCAGGCCGGCCGGGCGTACAGAGTGTGCTCAATCAACGCGATCTCGTCGAGCGGTTGTTCAGCGTGCTCAACGGTGTCCGGAATGCAGCGTTCGCCATAGCGATCGTGCAGGCCGTCGCCGCTGTCCTGCTCATTGCCAACATGGTTCAGATCGCCGCGTTCACCAGACGGACCGAGGTCGGAATCATGAGGTTGGTCGGCGCGACCCGCTGGTACACCCAGCTCCCGTTCCTGCTCGAGGCAGTCGTCGCGGCCCTCATCGGGTCTGCGCTTGCGATCGGTGGGCTCTTCACTGCCAAGAACCTCTTCATCGACGACGTCCTGTCCGACGTGTACGAAGCCAATATTCTTGCCCGCATCTCCAACAGTGACGTATTGCTGGTGTCGCCGTTCCTCGCTCTCGTCGGTGTGGGAATGGCCGCCGTAACTGCCTACATCACCCTGAGGCTGTACGTCCGGGAGTAA
- the smpB gene encoding SsrA-binding protein SmpB, translating to MREKGRKAIATNRKARHNYSVVDVVEAGVALVGTEVKSLRDGKASLADAFATVDDGEVWLRGLHIAEYTLGSWTNHAPRRTRKLLLHRREIDRLATKVKDSSYTLVPLSMYFSDGKVKVELALARGKQDYDKRQDLARRTAEREVTRELGRRIKGMR from the coding sequence GTGAGAGAGAAGGGCCGCAAGGCCATCGCGACCAACCGAAAGGCGCGCCACAACTATTCAGTGGTCGACGTCGTCGAGGCCGGTGTCGCGCTCGTCGGAACCGAGGTCAAGAGCTTGCGCGACGGCAAGGCATCGCTGGCCGACGCGTTCGCGACGGTCGACGACGGCGAGGTGTGGTTGCGTGGCCTTCACATCGCGGAGTACACGCTCGGTAGTTGGACCAACCACGCTCCGCGCCGTACGCGCAAGCTGCTGTTGCACCGGCGAGAGATCGATCGACTGGCGACCAAGGTGAAGGACAGCAGCTATACGCTCGTTCCGCTGTCGATGTACTTCTCCGACGGCAAAGTCAAGGTCGAGTTGGCGCTGGCACGCGGTAAGCAGGACTACGACAAGCGTCAGGATCTCGCGCGCCGCACCGCCGAGCGCGAGGTCACACGCGAACTCGGTCGGCGAATCAAGGGCATGCGATGA
- a CDS encoding DUF1304 domain-containing protein: MPVIAQIFAAAAAALHVVIFVLESVAWSKPAVWKRFGVTSQSDADVTKPMAFNQGFYNLFLAVGIVVGLIVGGAAGDAIVVFACLSIVGAALVLATGGKKYFRPAIVQGITPLIALVLTALL, encoded by the coding sequence GTGCCTGTCATCGCTCAGATCTTTGCGGCCGCTGCGGCTGCCCTCCACGTCGTGATCTTCGTGTTGGAAAGTGTTGCCTGGAGCAAGCCTGCCGTGTGGAAGAGGTTCGGTGTCACAAGTCAGTCGGACGCTGACGTGACGAAGCCGATGGCGTTCAATCAGGGCTTCTACAACCTGTTCCTGGCCGTTGGAATCGTGGTCGGCTTGATCGTCGGTGGCGCGGCCGGAGATGCGATCGTCGTATTCGCGTGTCTGAGCATCGTCGGAGCCGCGCTGGTATTGGCCACCGGCGGCAAGAAGTACTTCCGCCCGGCGATCGTCCAGGGAATCACCCCGCTGATCGCGTTGGTGCTCACAGCTCTCCTCTGA
- a CDS encoding NAD(P)/FAD-dependent oxidoreductase, which translates to MTHRSVAVVGSGVAGLTAAYVLSKSHHVTLFEADSRLGGHADTHEVHGTSVDTGFIVHNDRTYPTLLRLFAELNVPTQESDMSMSIRCDGCGLEYSGGQGIGGIVPSLRTLARPKYLAMLFEVKRFHREATVLLQTSAPSEDETLAEFLGRNKFSDYFSSHFMAPVVSAVWSCDPGTALNYPARYLFSFLDHHGMLSVTGSPVWRTVTGGSVEYVRRVAAKIDEIRTDTPVRAVYRREGGVDIRDGSDRVRSFDAAVIAVHPQQALKMLAEPTADEHRVLGAMPYSTNHTQLHTDESVLPATQRARASWNYRIPQCGAEPENVLVTYDMTRLQRLGGRTRFLVTLGGAHVVDSSTVLDEMTYEHPQYTPDSLTAQRRLPELNSDTLAFAGAYHGWGFHEDGAKSGLVAAERVGGQWA; encoded by the coding sequence GTGACGCATAGATCGGTCGCAGTGGTCGGAAGCGGTGTGGCCGGCTTGACGGCTGCATACGTACTCTCGAAGAGTCACCACGTCACACTCTTCGAGGCGGACTCCAGGCTCGGTGGCCACGCAGACACCCATGAGGTGCATGGCACCTCTGTCGACACTGGATTCATCGTGCACAACGACCGCACGTATCCGACACTGCTCCGCTTGTTCGCCGAATTGAACGTTCCGACGCAGGAGTCGGACATGAGCATGTCGATTCGGTGCGACGGGTGTGGACTGGAGTATTCCGGCGGACAGGGGATCGGCGGAATCGTTCCGTCTCTCCGGACGCTGGCGCGGCCGAAGTATTTGGCGATGTTGTTCGAGGTCAAGCGCTTTCACCGCGAGGCGACGGTGCTGCTGCAGACCTCGGCACCGAGCGAAGACGAGACTCTTGCCGAATTCCTCGGCAGGAACAAGTTTTCCGACTACTTCTCCTCTCATTTCATGGCGCCGGTCGTGTCGGCTGTGTGGTCGTGCGATCCCGGAACCGCGCTGAACTATCCGGCACGCTACCTCTTCTCGTTCCTCGATCATCACGGAATGCTCAGTGTCACAGGCTCTCCCGTGTGGCGAACAGTGACGGGGGGCTCAGTGGAATACGTTCGACGCGTGGCTGCGAAGATCGACGAAATCCGCACCGACACACCCGTGCGGGCGGTATACCGACGCGAAGGCGGTGTCGACATACGCGACGGCTCGGACCGAGTCCGATCGTTCGACGCCGCGGTGATCGCCGTACATCCCCAGCAGGCATTGAAGATGTTGGCCGAACCTACTGCGGACGAGCATCGGGTGCTCGGCGCGATGCCGTATTCGACCAATCACACACAACTGCACACCGACGAGTCGGTACTGCCCGCGACGCAGAGGGCGCGGGCGTCGTGGAACTACCGCATTCCTCAGTGTGGGGCAGAACCGGAGAATGTCCTCGTCACCTACGACATGACCCGATTGCAGCGTCTTGGAGGCCGGACGCGTTTTCTGGTCACACTCGGCGGTGCTCATGTGGTGGACTCCTCGACCGTGCTGGACGAGATGACCTACGAGCATCCGCAATACACTCCCGATTCGCTGACTGCGCAACGTCGTTTACCAGAATTGAATAGCGACACTCTCGCGTTTGCGGGTGCTTACCATGGGTGGGGTTTCCACGAGGACGGTGCCAAGTCGGGGTTGGTCGCCGCAGAACGTGTCGGCGGGCAGTGGGCGTGA